Sequence from the Erythrolamprus reginae isolate rEryReg1 chromosome Z, rEryReg1.hap1, whole genome shotgun sequence genome:
AACTCTTTTGATTCCATCGAGCTGTAAAACatcaaatgaattaataaaagaaTAACAAATTAACATCATaagaaacatatatatatgtctttttctcttttaatatttgatttgttccactgtaacattgtttttattattgttgtgagccgccccgagtcttcggagaggggtggcatacaaatattattattattattattattattattattattattattattattattatataatgtgTCATTTCATGTGGCTTGAGTATTTCATCTGGAACCAAAGATGGATGGATCTAGTATGTAGAAGATATTGTCTCTGAGAATTATTTTAAAGAGGAATAAGAGAAGCTTCAGTAAGCACATAATTATATGCATAACATTTTTAGTGCATAGAATCACTACACACTAATgtctaagaactattttctaaGACTTGCCCAAGACTTGCTGTTTGCTGAGATAACTGGTAATAGaaatgaatggaaggaaagaaggaaggaaggaaggaaggaaggaaggaaggaaggaaggaaggaaggaaggagtcaatcaatcaatcaatcaatcaatctaaatCTGCTGGTTTAATATCAAATTAATTGTAGCTATAAGATATTGTATCTTAAAAAACtggaataaatgaacaaatatttagaaatacagaaatatttCATAACTTTACAGTTAGGAAAGCTGCCTCTCAATTAGGTGCCACAACTCTAGGGGATATAATTAAAATTAGCAGTTGCTATCTTTAAAGAGAAAATTATTGTGGAAAGGGATAACAATGCTTATTGATTGTTGATGAAGATACATGGACTGTATTGTTTTGAGAAATTTTCATCTATTTCAGCAGAattttttgcttatgtttatacaattagaaatagaaaatgtGCAACATCTTCAAGTAGTGTCCATAAAAGCTACAATTGTGCATCTTATTCTTCAGTTGCTGAATAAGAAGGTGAACAATCATTCCTTTTGATGTTTGATACCAGAAAACCCCCTGTTATTGTAGTTTAACACTTTTATTCTGTTAATTAGTCAATATATTTTGATGTACAAAATTATCATCCATTATTTTGAACTTTTAATACATGTgttaagaaacaaaaaaataaaaacaagacattAGGACATGTTGTGTCTGCTATTACATATCTCCTGTTCatagttaaaaatataaataacctGACAGATATTTTTGGGGAATGATGACTTGGATAATTCTCTGGGAAAAAAGGGTCTGCATATGTTTTTGTCTGTGTAAAACTGAAAACCACTTCTGAGTTAATGCGAATAAAACAATATGGACCTTGACTTGagggacttccttccttccttctttccttctttccttctttccttccttctttccttttcttccctttcacccctctttttttcttcctctcactctcctcATGAGAAAATGGTGGAAAAAGAGTTTCCCCAACCTTCCCTCATATAAATGTGCATTTCTAACTAAttccttcttgtgaaatatttccaaATCCTGAGTTTTATTGCACTTATTCTAATCTAAGAATGGGATATTTCAGTGGATACATTGCATAATGACAGTCTTTCTAAGATGATATTGATAGCATTTCTCTCCTATCAAATGTATGAATAAACTGAGCAGTGCACCACAGAGGAGTGTTACTCAACATTCCTTGagtatgtttatttttacaaatattacAAATGAAAATTATATGTTACCCTGCTAATGatggaggtttttttaaatatgtcaTAGACCATAACACATTTCAGGATAAGTTTCAGTAAGGGGGAATGGAAATGGCATTAGATTTCAGTAACAGAATGCAGCAGAACACAAGAAGAAATGGTTAATAATTTATATATAGTAGCCCCACATTTTTATAATATTGGTCTagtttgaaaatttatttattttatttattcgatttttatgccgcccttctccgtagactcagggtggcttacaacatgttagcaatagcactttttaacagagccagcatattgctcccacaatccgtgtcctcattttacccacctcggaaggatggaagcctgagtcaaccttgagccaatgatgagatttgaactgctgaccttcagatctacagtcagcttcagtggcctgcagtacagcactctaactgctgcaccaccctggctcttatggTGAAATTTAAGAAATTTAAGAAATGAGAAAACTTCTCCATTTTACAGGGTTTTTTCTGTATTTGTATGTGTGAATTTAGATAGATTATGGTTggaatttattgtatttattgtactgtaagaaatagaaattggaatttttttcatttcaaaattGAAATATAAACTATATCACATAAGTTAATCTGACTATTACTCATAGTTTTAAAAATTTGGGGAAtgaaaaacaaagtaaaaacagaGACATTATAGTACTTACTAtataaaagaaaccaaatatatCAGGAAATTCTCATATCAATAAATAAGTGAAATTGATTTAGTGTGATTTTATCCAAATTTAAATGTAATAAttgaatattaaattaaatattcaaacTGTTGCTACTCAATATATGATGCATTATATAAATACATGAAGGAGGATCTATCCTTTTGCCTTCAGGACtaaatttatttttgcatttgtATCTTAAAAGATTATTTCTTGGTATTTGAAGAAATCCATAATGTCAATCTCAGCAATGATTATGATCAAAGCTGATTTATTTTTTCAGGGCTGAATAATTCAAGTTATCAATTGTTTTATTGCATTCATCCACTATTCAAATATAAATAAGATACATttaaaattgattcccctgggaaGTGGGCAAAACATTTACAAACCTTGATCTGATAATTTATTGTCATTTGTGTTCAGCTAAAAAAATGCCACTGTTGCATTATTACGTTTTACGATATGTTTTTATCTCACATATTCCATTTTTcagaaaacaaaatgggaaacTACTCCAAAATCACCCAATTCATTCTAGAAGGATTTTCAGGCCCCCTGGAGCTACAACtgggtttattttttcttttcatgcTGATGTACATCATAACATTGATGGGGAATATTGGAATGATCACTATTATTACTCTTGATCCTCAACTCCAAAGTCCTATGTACTTCTTCCTGAAGAATTTATCTTTCTTGGATATCTGCTATTCTTCTGTTATAACTCCCAGAGCCATGGTGAGCTTTGCAACAGGGCAGAAAGGCATTTTCTATAATGCATGTGCAATACAaatgttctttttctctttttttggaacAACTGAATGTTTCTTCCTAGCTGTGATGGCATATGACCGATTTACTGCCATCTGCAATCCCCTGCTTTACAACATCATCATGTCCAGGAAAGCCTGTATACTTCAAATAGCTCTTTGCTATTTCTTTGGCTTCATTAACTGTTGCACACAAACAAGCCTTACTTTCAACTTATCCTATTGTGAACCAGGAGAAATTAACCAGTTTTTCTGTGATGTCCCAGCTTTAATGAAAGCCGCTTGCTCAGACACTTTAGTAAATGAGATGGTGCTTCTAGCATTGTGTGGGTTTATCATAGTGATAACATCCACTATAGTTTTAATTTCCTATGTCTATATTGGGGCCACGATTCTCCACATGGCTTCTACAGAGGGGAGACGCAAAGCTTTTTCAACTTGTACTTCCCATATCATGGCTGTTACCTTATTCTTTGGAACAGCTTTTTTCATGTATGGTCAGCCTGGAGCGATGGCTTCTCCAAATCAAGGCAaaattgtttctattttttatactgttgtaattCCTATGTTGAATCCATTAATCTACAGCCTAAGGAATAAGGAGGTCAAAGATGCATTGGGAAGACAGCTAAAAAAGGTGACTTCCTTCAAATGAGTAGCAaccttaataaaaatataaagataaaaataattataaatacatttagcTTGAAGTATTCTTAAACTGAATGGATAATAAAGTCAGAGGTTTTTCTTGTACATGTGAAGGAGAAACACattgaaaacaaaaaataaaaacaaaacatggaACTTTTTATATAGGACAAGAATTTCAATTATTAAGGAGTTTCTGATGATAGAAACATTGTTATTTTAGTTCGAAGCATCACTGACTTTTTGGATTTCATTTGTATCAAAGTAAGTCAGAAgttatttttttctatattttctctcGTCTTTGTTTGCCCTCCCTAATTTTACATTTTCCTtagctcttcttctttctttatttagctTCCATACATAAAAATGTATAGTGGTATAAAAATGTTATAATTTATAAATCAAAATGCAGGAAATGGATGTCACATCCCATTATTTTATGATGCATATCAATTTTATAAAATTGATAGCATATACATTTATTTGTGagtagccccgagtcttcggagaggggcggcataaaaatctaacatattattattattattattattattattattattattattattattattattattattgctattgtcattgttattatgtcaatacaacacagcaaatgagaacaCCATGCtggattgagccggggtggcacagcaggtagagtgctgtactgcaggccactgaagctgacttgtagatctgaaggtcagcggttcaaatctcatcaccaactcaaggttgactcagccttccatccttccgaggtgggtaaaataaggacccagattgtgggggcaatatgctggctctgttaaaaagtgctattgctaacatgttgtaagccgccctgagtctaaggataagggcggcataaaaatcgaataaataaataaataaataaataaataaataaataaataaataaataaataaataaataaataaataaataaataaataaataaataaataaataaataaataaataaataaataaataaataaataaataaataaataaataaataaataaataaataaataaataaataaataaataaatttcatcaccagtcgggcacttcccaagcacctaggactgcgtgatgtagcggcgaattatgtttgccgatcccagtaaaatggccttttgcaattgacagatggagattttgtcaattctgatggttatagtaataacattaatatcattaattattattatcactgactggtgatgaaattataattataataataataattattattattattatttataatacttttaccTTTTGCAATAAAGTTTTTAATGAGTTAAGGAACAGTTTAATTGGAAAAGTAGAAATACCTGAAAAATCTGTTTTTATTAAACATACAGAATTGTTACTTTCACAAGTATGTAAGAATtataatatatttctatttattgCTAACAAAATGGCTTCACATAGAATATTAGTAAAAAATAGGATATTGTATCTTGAGATCTATTTTTGTTgcttcatttttattcatttttatttaatgtGCGAAGAAACACATCCATTGACTCAATTATAGTTAGTGTAGATTTTGTCCC
This genomic interval carries:
- the LOC139153936 gene encoding olfactory receptor 9S13-like; translation: MGNYSKITQFILEGFSGPLELQLGLFFLFMLMYIITLMGNIGMITIITLDPQLQSPMYFFLKNLSFLDICYSSVITPRAMVSFATGQKGIFYNACAIQMFFFSFFGTTECFFLAVMAYDRFTAICNPLLYNIIMSRKACILQIALCYFFGFINCCTQTSLTFNLSYCEPGEINQFFCDVPALMKAACSDTLVNEMVLLALCGFIIVITSTIVLISYVYIGATILHMASTEGRRKAFSTCTSHIMAVTLFFGTAFFMYGQPGAMASPNQGKIVSIFYTVVIPMLNPLIYSLRNKEVKDALGRQREHHAGLSRGGTAGRVLYCRPLKLTCRSEVFCIVQLQKTLNDLNATKILMGYAPD